The following coding sequences are from one Capsicum annuum cultivar UCD-10X-F1 chromosome 3, UCD10Xv1.1, whole genome shotgun sequence window:
- the LOC107862477 gene encoding (-)-isopiperitenol/(-)-carveol dehydrogenase, mitochondrial-like, producing the protein MAVVMQKLKGKVAIVTGGASGIGEATVRLFAEHGARAVVIADIQDEKGRAVAESIPLQVCSYVHCDVSDENQVKGLVDWTVKKYGQLDIMFSNAGTVGNSGQKVLDLDLSEFDRVIRVNARGMAACVKHAARAMVEQGGRGSIICTGSVGASKGAAWRTDYTMSKHAVLGLVTSASRQLGKYGIRVNSISPSAVMTPLMSSAEAETSMKVLKMYGPLTSLKGITLTVKHLADAVLFLASDDSAFVNGHDLLVDGGLLHLPDPMSSL; encoded by the coding sequence ATGGCAGTGGTCATGCAAAAGCTGAAAGGCAAAGTGGCCATAGTGACTGGTGGTGCCAGCGGAATTGGGGAAGCTACAGTACGCCTTTTTGCTGAACATGGCGCACGCGCCGTTGTCATCGCCGACATCCAAGATGAAAAGGGCAGAGCCGTGGCGGAATCCATCCCTTTACAGGTTTGCAGCTACGTGCACTGCGACGTTAGTGATGAAAATCAAGTGAAAGGCCTGGTGGATTGGACAGTCAAGAAATACGGTCAGCTTGACATCATGTTCAGTAACGCAGGAACCGTAGGTAATTCAGGTCAAAAGGTACTCGATCTCGATCTTTCTGAATTCGACAGAGTGATAAGAGTCAACGCAAGAGGCATGGCTGCGTGTGTGAAGCACGCAGCACGAGCCATGGTGGAGCAGGGGGGTAGAGGGAGCATAATTTGTACAGGCAGTGTTGGGGCAAGCAAGGGAGCAGCCTGGCGAACAGATTATACAATGTCGAAACACGCCGTGCTGGGGCTAGTGACATCAGCTTCAAGACAATTGGGTAAGTACGGAATAAGGGTGAATAGTATTTCACCATCCGCCGTGATGACACCATTGATGAGCAGCGCAGAGGCTGAAACATCAATGAAGGTTCTGAAAATGTATGGACCGCTGACTAGTTTGAAGGGTATTACACTGACGGTGAAGCACTTGGCGGATGCTGTTCTGTTTCTGGCTTCCGATGATTCTGCATTTGTGAATGGACATGACTTGCTGGTGGACGGTGGATTGCTCCATCTTCCAGATCCAATGAGTTCGTTGTGA
- the LOC107862478 gene encoding LRR receptor-like serine/threonine-protein kinase FEI 2 isoform X2: MGLWILIFSALFTMTILSKSCFSLTPDGSALLEMRTLLNDTKNVLSNWNDSDESPCRWTGISCYPNDQRVQSINLPYMELGGIISPSIGKITRLQRLALHENSLHGVIPNEIGNCPELRAIYLRANFLQGGIPSDIGNLSMLTILDLSSNSLRGAIPSSLGRLRRLRSLNLSTNFFSGEIPDVGVLSTFGNKSFIGNLDLCGQQVSKPCRTSMGFPVVLPHAESDEAAVPTKRSSHYIRAAVIGAISTLGFVLIVLFIFLWVWLLSKKERAAKKYTEVKKQVYKEPSAKLITFHGDLPYPSCELIEKIESLDEEDIVGAGGFGTVYRMVMNDCGTFAVKRIDRSREGSDQVFERELEILGSIKHINLVNLRGYCRLPTARLLIYDYLAMGSLDNFLHERVDDRLLNWNARLKVALGSARGLTYLHHDCCPKIIHRDIKSSNILLDENLEPRVSDFGLAKLLVDEEAHVTTVVAGTFGYLAPEYLQSGRATEKSDVYSFGVLLLELVTGKRPTDPSFVNRGLNVVGWMNTLLKENRPEDILDKRCRDADAETVEAILEIAARCTDANPDDRPSMQQVLQYLEQEVMSPCPSDFYDESHSDYS, from the exons ATGGGTTTgtggattttgatattttctGCTCTATTTACTATGACCATTTTAAGTAAAAGCTGCTTTTCACTAACCCCAGATG GTTCTGCCTTGTTGGAAATGAGAACCCTTTTGAATGACACCAAGAATGTTCTGAGCAACTGGAATGATTCGGACGAGTCACCTTGTAGGTGGACTGGTATTTCTTGCTATCCCAATGACCAAAGAGTTCAATCTAT caacttaCCTTACATGGAACTTGGAGGAATTATATCCCCCAGCATTGGTAAAATCACCAGATTGCAGAGATT GGCGCTTCATGAAAACAGTCTGCACGGCGTGATTCCTAATGAGATTGGAAATTGCCCTGAACTCAGAGCTAT ATACCTCAGGGCAAACTTTCTTCAAGGAGGCATACCATCAGATATTGGAAATCTTTCAATGCTCACCATATT AGACTTATCAAGCAATTCACTTAGGGGTGCTATACCTTCTTCTCTTGGTCGTCTCAGACGCCTTCGTTCGCT CAATTTGTCAACCAATTTCTTCTCGGGTGAGATTCCAGATGTTGGAGTTCTGAGCACATTCGGTAACAAGTC GTTTATTGGCAATTTAGATCTCTGTGGCCAACAAGTTTCCAAGCCTTGCAGAACATCAATGGGATTCCCTGTGGTATTGCCTCATGCTGAAAGTGACGAGGCTGCAG TCCCCACCAAGCGATCCTCTCACTATATTAGAGCAGCCGTTATTGGTGCAATATCTACATTGGGATTTGTACTCATTGTGCTCTTTATTTTCCTCTGGGTTTGGTTGTTATCTAAGAAGGAAAGGGCAGCGAAAAAATACACAGAAGTCAAGAAACAAGTCTACAAAGAGCCAA GTGCCAAGCTTATCACTTTCCATGGCGATCTTCCTTATCCTTCATGTGAGCTAATAGAGAAGATTGAATCCCTTGATGAGGAAGATATTGTTGGGGCAGGAGGGTTTGGTACTGTGTATCGGATGGTTATGAATGATTGTGGAACATTTGCTGTTAAAAGGATAGACCGGAGTCGTGAAGGCTCTGATCAAGTCTTCGAGAGAGAGTTGGAAATCTTGGGTAGCATCAAACACATTAATCTGGTCAACCTACGAGGTTACTGCAGGCTTCCTACTGCAAGGCTTCTCATCTATGATTATTTGGCCATGGGAAGCTTGGACAATTTCCTGCATG AACGTGTGGATGATCGGCTGTTGAACTGGAATGCACGATTGAAAGTAGCTCTTGGTTCTGCTAGAGGATTGACCTACCTACATCATGACTGCTGTCCTAAAATAATTCATCGAGATATTAAATCAAGCAACATACTACTTGATGAGAATCTAGAGCCTCGTGTTTCAGACTTTGGCCTTGCCAAGCTTTTGGTGGATGAAGAAGCTCATGTCACAACTGTGGTTGCGGGTACTTTTGGTTATTTAGCACCAG AGTACTTGCAAAGTGGAAGAGCCACAGAAAAATCTGATGTGTATAGCTTTGGAGTTCTCCTTTTAGAGCTTGTGACTGGGAAAAGGCCAACAGATCCATCCTTCGTGAACCGAGGCCTAAATGTAGTCGGCTGG ATGAATACCTTGCTGAAGGAGAATAGACCGGAAGACATTCTAGATAAGAGGTGCAGAGATGCAGATGCGGAGACAGTAGAAGCAATTCTAGAAATAGCTGCAAGATGCACTGATGCAAATCCAGATGATAGACCTTCAATGCAACAGGTGCTGCAATATTTGGAGCAGGAGGTCATGTCACCATGCCCGAGTGATTTCTACGATGAGTCTCACTCAGATTATTCTTGA
- the LOC107862478 gene encoding LRR receptor-like serine/threonine-protein kinase FEI 2 isoform X3 — translation MGLWILIFSALFTMTILSKSCFSLTPDGSALLEMRTLLNDTKNVLSNWNDSDESPCRWTGISCYPNDQRVQSINLPYMELGGIISPSIGKITRLQRLALHENSLHGVIPNEIGNCPELRAIYLRANFLQGGIPSDIGNLSMLTILDLSSNSLRGAIPSSLGRLRRLRSLFIGNLDLCGQQVSKPCRTSMGFPVVLPHAESDEAAVPTKRSSHYIRAAVIGAISTLGFVLIVLFIFLWVWLLSKKERAAKKYTEVKKQVYKEPSAKLITFHGDLPYPSCELIEKIESLDEEDIVGAGGFGTVYRMVMNDCGTFAVKRIDRSREGSDQVFERELEILGSIKHINLVNLRGYCRLPTARLLIYDYLAMGSLDNFLHAERVDDRLLNWNARLKVALGSARGLTYLHHDCCPKIIHRDIKSSNILLDENLEPRVSDFGLAKLLVDEEAHVTTVVAGTFGYLAPEYLQSGRATEKSDVYSFGVLLLELVTGKRPTDPSFVNRGLNVVGWMNTLLKENRPEDILDKRCRDADAETVEAILEIAARCTDANPDDRPSMQQVLQYLEQEVMSPCPSDFYDESHSDYS, via the exons ATGGGTTTgtggattttgatattttctGCTCTATTTACTATGACCATTTTAAGTAAAAGCTGCTTTTCACTAACCCCAGATG GTTCTGCCTTGTTGGAAATGAGAACCCTTTTGAATGACACCAAGAATGTTCTGAGCAACTGGAATGATTCGGACGAGTCACCTTGTAGGTGGACTGGTATTTCTTGCTATCCCAATGACCAAAGAGTTCAATCTAT caacttaCCTTACATGGAACTTGGAGGAATTATATCCCCCAGCATTGGTAAAATCACCAGATTGCAGAGATT GGCGCTTCATGAAAACAGTCTGCACGGCGTGATTCCTAATGAGATTGGAAATTGCCCTGAACTCAGAGCTAT ATACCTCAGGGCAAACTTTCTTCAAGGAGGCATACCATCAGATATTGGAAATCTTTCAATGCTCACCATATT AGACTTATCAAGCAATTCACTTAGGGGTGCTATACCTTCTTCTCTTGGTCGTCTCAGACGCCTTCGTTCGCT GTTTATTGGCAATTTAGATCTCTGTGGCCAACAAGTTTCCAAGCCTTGCAGAACATCAATGGGATTCCCTGTGGTATTGCCTCATGCTGAAAGTGACGAGGCTGCAG TCCCCACCAAGCGATCCTCTCACTATATTAGAGCAGCCGTTATTGGTGCAATATCTACATTGGGATTTGTACTCATTGTGCTCTTTATTTTCCTCTGGGTTTGGTTGTTATCTAAGAAGGAAAGGGCAGCGAAAAAATACACAGAAGTCAAGAAACAAGTCTACAAAGAGCCAA GTGCCAAGCTTATCACTTTCCATGGCGATCTTCCTTATCCTTCATGTGAGCTAATAGAGAAGATTGAATCCCTTGATGAGGAAGATATTGTTGGGGCAGGAGGGTTTGGTACTGTGTATCGGATGGTTATGAATGATTGTGGAACATTTGCTGTTAAAAGGATAGACCGGAGTCGTGAAGGCTCTGATCAAGTCTTCGAGAGAGAGTTGGAAATCTTGGGTAGCATCAAACACATTAATCTGGTCAACCTACGAGGTTACTGCAGGCTTCCTACTGCAAGGCTTCTCATCTATGATTATTTGGCCATGGGAAGCTTGGACAATTTCCTGCATG CAGAACGTGTGGATGATCGGCTGTTGAACTGGAATGCACGATTGAAAGTAGCTCTTGGTTCTGCTAGAGGATTGACCTACCTACATCATGACTGCTGTCCTAAAATAATTCATCGAGATATTAAATCAAGCAACATACTACTTGATGAGAATCTAGAGCCTCGTGTTTCAGACTTTGGCCTTGCCAAGCTTTTGGTGGATGAAGAAGCTCATGTCACAACTGTGGTTGCGGGTACTTTTGGTTATTTAGCACCAG AGTACTTGCAAAGTGGAAGAGCCACAGAAAAATCTGATGTGTATAGCTTTGGAGTTCTCCTTTTAGAGCTTGTGACTGGGAAAAGGCCAACAGATCCATCCTTCGTGAACCGAGGCCTAAATGTAGTCGGCTGG ATGAATACCTTGCTGAAGGAGAATAGACCGGAAGACATTCTAGATAAGAGGTGCAGAGATGCAGATGCGGAGACAGTAGAAGCAATTCTAGAAATAGCTGCAAGATGCACTGATGCAAATCCAGATGATAGACCTTCAATGCAACAGGTGCTGCAATATTTGGAGCAGGAGGTCATGTCACCATGCCCGAGTGATTTCTACGATGAGTCTCACTCAGATTATTCTTGA
- the LOC107862478 gene encoding LRR receptor-like serine/threonine-protein kinase FEI 2 isoform X1, with translation MGLWILIFSALFTMTILSKSCFSLTPDGSALLEMRTLLNDTKNVLSNWNDSDESPCRWTGISCYPNDQRVQSINLPYMELGGIISPSIGKITRLQRLALHENSLHGVIPNEIGNCPELRAIYLRANFLQGGIPSDIGNLSMLTILDLSSNSLRGAIPSSLGRLRRLRSLNLSTNFFSGEIPDVGVLSTFGNKSFIGNLDLCGQQVSKPCRTSMGFPVVLPHAESDEAAVPTKRSSHYIRAAVIGAISTLGFVLIVLFIFLWVWLLSKKERAAKKYTEVKKQVYKEPSAKLITFHGDLPYPSCELIEKIESLDEEDIVGAGGFGTVYRMVMNDCGTFAVKRIDRSREGSDQVFERELEILGSIKHINLVNLRGYCRLPTARLLIYDYLAMGSLDNFLHAERVDDRLLNWNARLKVALGSARGLTYLHHDCCPKIIHRDIKSSNILLDENLEPRVSDFGLAKLLVDEEAHVTTVVAGTFGYLAPEYLQSGRATEKSDVYSFGVLLLELVTGKRPTDPSFVNRGLNVVGWMNTLLKENRPEDILDKRCRDADAETVEAILEIAARCTDANPDDRPSMQQVLQYLEQEVMSPCPSDFYDESHSDYS, from the exons ATGGGTTTgtggattttgatattttctGCTCTATTTACTATGACCATTTTAAGTAAAAGCTGCTTTTCACTAACCCCAGATG GTTCTGCCTTGTTGGAAATGAGAACCCTTTTGAATGACACCAAGAATGTTCTGAGCAACTGGAATGATTCGGACGAGTCACCTTGTAGGTGGACTGGTATTTCTTGCTATCCCAATGACCAAAGAGTTCAATCTAT caacttaCCTTACATGGAACTTGGAGGAATTATATCCCCCAGCATTGGTAAAATCACCAGATTGCAGAGATT GGCGCTTCATGAAAACAGTCTGCACGGCGTGATTCCTAATGAGATTGGAAATTGCCCTGAACTCAGAGCTAT ATACCTCAGGGCAAACTTTCTTCAAGGAGGCATACCATCAGATATTGGAAATCTTTCAATGCTCACCATATT AGACTTATCAAGCAATTCACTTAGGGGTGCTATACCTTCTTCTCTTGGTCGTCTCAGACGCCTTCGTTCGCT CAATTTGTCAACCAATTTCTTCTCGGGTGAGATTCCAGATGTTGGAGTTCTGAGCACATTCGGTAACAAGTC GTTTATTGGCAATTTAGATCTCTGTGGCCAACAAGTTTCCAAGCCTTGCAGAACATCAATGGGATTCCCTGTGGTATTGCCTCATGCTGAAAGTGACGAGGCTGCAG TCCCCACCAAGCGATCCTCTCACTATATTAGAGCAGCCGTTATTGGTGCAATATCTACATTGGGATTTGTACTCATTGTGCTCTTTATTTTCCTCTGGGTTTGGTTGTTATCTAAGAAGGAAAGGGCAGCGAAAAAATACACAGAAGTCAAGAAACAAGTCTACAAAGAGCCAA GTGCCAAGCTTATCACTTTCCATGGCGATCTTCCTTATCCTTCATGTGAGCTAATAGAGAAGATTGAATCCCTTGATGAGGAAGATATTGTTGGGGCAGGAGGGTTTGGTACTGTGTATCGGATGGTTATGAATGATTGTGGAACATTTGCTGTTAAAAGGATAGACCGGAGTCGTGAAGGCTCTGATCAAGTCTTCGAGAGAGAGTTGGAAATCTTGGGTAGCATCAAACACATTAATCTGGTCAACCTACGAGGTTACTGCAGGCTTCCTACTGCAAGGCTTCTCATCTATGATTATTTGGCCATGGGAAGCTTGGACAATTTCCTGCATG CAGAACGTGTGGATGATCGGCTGTTGAACTGGAATGCACGATTGAAAGTAGCTCTTGGTTCTGCTAGAGGATTGACCTACCTACATCATGACTGCTGTCCTAAAATAATTCATCGAGATATTAAATCAAGCAACATACTACTTGATGAGAATCTAGAGCCTCGTGTTTCAGACTTTGGCCTTGCCAAGCTTTTGGTGGATGAAGAAGCTCATGTCACAACTGTGGTTGCGGGTACTTTTGGTTATTTAGCACCAG AGTACTTGCAAAGTGGAAGAGCCACAGAAAAATCTGATGTGTATAGCTTTGGAGTTCTCCTTTTAGAGCTTGTGACTGGGAAAAGGCCAACAGATCCATCCTTCGTGAACCGAGGCCTAAATGTAGTCGGCTGG ATGAATACCTTGCTGAAGGAGAATAGACCGGAAGACATTCTAGATAAGAGGTGCAGAGATGCAGATGCGGAGACAGTAGAAGCAATTCTAGAAATAGCTGCAAGATGCACTGATGCAAATCCAGATGATAGACCTTCAATGCAACAGGTGCTGCAATATTTGGAGCAGGAGGTCATGTCACCATGCCCGAGTGATTTCTACGATGAGTCTCACTCAGATTATTCTTGA
- the LOC107862478 gene encoding LRR receptor-like serine/threonine-protein kinase FEI 2 isoform X4, with the protein MGLWILIFSALFTMTILSKSCFSLTPDGSALLEMRTLLNDTKNVLSNWNDSDESPCRWTGISCYPNDQRVQSINLPYMELGGIISPSIGKITRLQRLALHENSLHGVIPNEIGNCPELRAIYLRANFLQGGIPSDIGNLSMLTILDLSSNSLRGAIPSSLGRLRRLRSLFIGNLDLCGQQVSKPCRTSMGFPVVLPHAESDEAAVPTKRSSHYIRAAVIGAISTLGFVLIVLFIFLWVWLLSKKERAAKKYTEVKKQVYKEPSAKLITFHGDLPYPSCELIEKIESLDEEDIVGAGGFGTVYRMVMNDCGTFAVKRIDRSREGSDQVFERELEILGSIKHINLVNLRGYCRLPTARLLIYDYLAMGSLDNFLHERVDDRLLNWNARLKVALGSARGLTYLHHDCCPKIIHRDIKSSNILLDENLEPRVSDFGLAKLLVDEEAHVTTVVAGTFGYLAPEYLQSGRATEKSDVYSFGVLLLELVTGKRPTDPSFVNRGLNVVGWMNTLLKENRPEDILDKRCRDADAETVEAILEIAARCTDANPDDRPSMQQVLQYLEQEVMSPCPSDFYDESHSDYS; encoded by the exons ATGGGTTTgtggattttgatattttctGCTCTATTTACTATGACCATTTTAAGTAAAAGCTGCTTTTCACTAACCCCAGATG GTTCTGCCTTGTTGGAAATGAGAACCCTTTTGAATGACACCAAGAATGTTCTGAGCAACTGGAATGATTCGGACGAGTCACCTTGTAGGTGGACTGGTATTTCTTGCTATCCCAATGACCAAAGAGTTCAATCTAT caacttaCCTTACATGGAACTTGGAGGAATTATATCCCCCAGCATTGGTAAAATCACCAGATTGCAGAGATT GGCGCTTCATGAAAACAGTCTGCACGGCGTGATTCCTAATGAGATTGGAAATTGCCCTGAACTCAGAGCTAT ATACCTCAGGGCAAACTTTCTTCAAGGAGGCATACCATCAGATATTGGAAATCTTTCAATGCTCACCATATT AGACTTATCAAGCAATTCACTTAGGGGTGCTATACCTTCTTCTCTTGGTCGTCTCAGACGCCTTCGTTCGCT GTTTATTGGCAATTTAGATCTCTGTGGCCAACAAGTTTCCAAGCCTTGCAGAACATCAATGGGATTCCCTGTGGTATTGCCTCATGCTGAAAGTGACGAGGCTGCAG TCCCCACCAAGCGATCCTCTCACTATATTAGAGCAGCCGTTATTGGTGCAATATCTACATTGGGATTTGTACTCATTGTGCTCTTTATTTTCCTCTGGGTTTGGTTGTTATCTAAGAAGGAAAGGGCAGCGAAAAAATACACAGAAGTCAAGAAACAAGTCTACAAAGAGCCAA GTGCCAAGCTTATCACTTTCCATGGCGATCTTCCTTATCCTTCATGTGAGCTAATAGAGAAGATTGAATCCCTTGATGAGGAAGATATTGTTGGGGCAGGAGGGTTTGGTACTGTGTATCGGATGGTTATGAATGATTGTGGAACATTTGCTGTTAAAAGGATAGACCGGAGTCGTGAAGGCTCTGATCAAGTCTTCGAGAGAGAGTTGGAAATCTTGGGTAGCATCAAACACATTAATCTGGTCAACCTACGAGGTTACTGCAGGCTTCCTACTGCAAGGCTTCTCATCTATGATTATTTGGCCATGGGAAGCTTGGACAATTTCCTGCATG AACGTGTGGATGATCGGCTGTTGAACTGGAATGCACGATTGAAAGTAGCTCTTGGTTCTGCTAGAGGATTGACCTACCTACATCATGACTGCTGTCCTAAAATAATTCATCGAGATATTAAATCAAGCAACATACTACTTGATGAGAATCTAGAGCCTCGTGTTTCAGACTTTGGCCTTGCCAAGCTTTTGGTGGATGAAGAAGCTCATGTCACAACTGTGGTTGCGGGTACTTTTGGTTATTTAGCACCAG AGTACTTGCAAAGTGGAAGAGCCACAGAAAAATCTGATGTGTATAGCTTTGGAGTTCTCCTTTTAGAGCTTGTGACTGGGAAAAGGCCAACAGATCCATCCTTCGTGAACCGAGGCCTAAATGTAGTCGGCTGG ATGAATACCTTGCTGAAGGAGAATAGACCGGAAGACATTCTAGATAAGAGGTGCAGAGATGCAGATGCGGAGACAGTAGAAGCAATTCTAGAAATAGCTGCAAGATGCACTGATGCAAATCCAGATGATAGACCTTCAATGCAACAGGTGCTGCAATATTTGGAGCAGGAGGTCATGTCACCATGCCCGAGTGATTTCTACGATGAGTCTCACTCAGATTATTCTTGA
- the LOC107862479 gene encoding protein NRT1/ PTR FAMILY 2.8, which translates to MAEEIISESHSSREEEHVAPNVARFARKQGGWTAIAYILGNESFEKLASVSLISNMTTYLRTKYNMGGVFLVNVVSIWSGFTNITPLAGAYLADARLGRFPTLLFGSLAAFLGMGLVTLTAGIDKLRPPRCQGNIHCEEPQSWQLAYLYIGLGFMAIGSGGIRACNIAFGADQFDTNTEKGRAQLKSFFNWWYFSFTIALIIALGVVVYIQTNISWFIGFLIPTCCLAVSIVIFLIGRRTYIRLKPQGCVFIDMAKVINAACRKRHVLIVPTASSLYDHATKESENELSVLRHTDRFKCLDKAAIIVDRSSELNAEGVAKDNWRLCSVDQVERLKCVVGILPVWVAGITCFITMEQMSTFGVLQVIQSNTKVGNFNIPPGWMGIASMISLAIWIFIYECVYIPSASKISKKEARLSLQIRIKIGIVMAILCLSVAAFVETRRRDLARKEGTFISPLSVGYFLPQFILSGLTEAFAAVSVMEFLNNQVHETMRSVAGAIFFLSLSIASYLNTLIVNLVKLLSELHGRKAWLGGHDLNDNKLERFYLVIAGLGVLNFMYFHFFASHFIQTFEESKRRKTVLEERVDYVDLPEKKP; encoded by the exons ATGGCTGAAGAGATTATCAGTGAAAGTCATTCTTCTCGTGAAGAAGAACACGTTGCTCCAAATGTTGCTCGTTTTGCAAGAAAACAAGGAGGATGGACAGCCATCGCATATATTCTTG GAAATGAATCGTTTGAGAAATTGGCGTCTGTAAGTTTGATATCCAACATGACGACTTATTTGCGAACCAAATACAATATGGGGGGAGTTTTTTTGGTGAATGTGGTTAGTATATGGTCTGGCTTCACCAACATTACACCTTTGGCTGGTGCGTATTTGGCTGATGCTCGTCTTGGCAGGTTCCCCACTCTCCTCTTTGGTTCCCTTGCTGCTTTCCTG GGGATGGGACTGGTAACATTAACTGCTGGAATTGATAAACTCAGGCCACCTCGTTGTCAAGGCAATATACATTGTGAAGAACCACAAAGTTGGCAGCTTGCTTACCTTTATATAGGGCTTGGATTTATGGCTATAGGTTCGGGAGGTATCCGAGCCTGCAACATCGCCTTTGGGGCTGATCAATTCGATACAAATACTGAGAAGGGAAGGGCTCAGCTCAAAAGTTTCTTTAATTGGTGGTACTTCTCGTTCACTATAGCCCTTATCATTGCCCTTGGAGTTGTTGTCTACATCCAGACCAATATCAGCTGGTTTATTGGCTTCCTAATTCCAACTTGCTGTTTAGCCGTTTCTATTGTTATTTTCTTGATTGGTCGTAGAACGTATATTCGCCTGAAGCCTCAAGGATGTGTTTTTATCGACATGGCAAAGGTTATAAATGCAGCTTGCAGAAAGAGACATGTTCTTATTGTACCAACAGCAAGTTCCCTTTATGATCATGCCACCAAGGAATCGGAAAATGAGCTATCGGTGCTTAGGCACACGGACAGATTCAAGTGCCTGGATAAGGCCGCTATTATTGTTGATCGCAGCAGCGAATTGAATGCTGAAGGAGTTGCTAAAGATAACTGGAGACTCTGCAGCGTTGACCAGGTGGAAAGATTGAAATGCGTTGTGGGAATTCTACCCGTGTGGGTGGCTGGTATCACTTGTTTCATCACCATGGAACAGATGAGTACTTTCGGGGTTCTTCAAGTAATTCAATCCAACACAAAAGTTGGGAATTTCAATATTCCACCAGGCTGGATGGGAATAGCATCCATGATTTCCCTGGCCATCTGGATTTTCATCTACGAGTGTGTATACATTCCCAGTGCATCGAAAATCTCTAAGAAGGAAGCCAGATTGTCCCTGcaaataagaatcaaaatagGCATAGTCATGGCAATTCTTTGCTTATCAGTAGCTGCATTTGTTGAAACAAGGCGTCGAGACTTGGCCCGGAAAGAAGGCACATTCATCTCTCCACTCAGCGTAGGGTACTTTTTGCCTCAGTTCATCCTATCAGGATTGACAGAAGCCTTTGCCGCTGTCTCTGTCATGGAATTCTTGAATAACCAAGTACACGAGACAATGAGAAGTGTGGCTGGGGCAATCTTTTTCTTGAGCTTAAGCATTGCCAGCTACCTCAACACCCTCATTGTCAATCTCGTCAAGTTGTTGAGCGAGCTACATGGCAGAAAGGCGTGGCTTGGAGGCCATGACCTTAATGACAACAAGCTAGAACGTTTTTACCTAGTTATTGCTGGCTTGGGAGTACTAAACTTCATGTACTTCCATTTCTTCGCCAGCCATTTCATTCAAACTTTCGAAGAATCAAAGAGGAGAAAGACTGTCTTGGAGGAGCGCGTTGATTATGTCGACCTGCCTGAAAAGAaaccatga